TCGAATTTTCCCTTACAAGAGGGAACCCACCAAATTTTGTCCTCCCCTTCCCTTCTCATTCTATGGGAATACAACAAAGTATAAAAAGAAGCTAGCACTTCCACTTCCCAATTGTGAACCAAATGAATTTCCCCTTACAAGAGGGAACCCACTAAACTTTCTAATGCTTATTGCTGTTAGGCCAACAAACAAAGTACAAGTCTAAACAAgctcaataatttatttatttttcatttgttgatCTTATCGTGTGAgtaattgacaaattgaaaaacatttcTATTCAGAACAAGTTCACTAGTGACATCTCAAAAGTCTCTCCACCATGAGGTTCCCATGGCTATCTTAAAGCAATTAAGCCATGAGAACATATTGAATGAGATTCTGATGAATAAATCAACAACAAATATGGAGATTATTGTATTTTCCAAATGTTGCATGAACCTTCATGAGAAATAATGTGCTACATAAGGGAAACGTGTATTCCTAtggatatgaaaaacaaaaCCACAAATTATCCAATCTGTTCAGTACTAAATAAGTAATATGAGCCTAATGTGCAAATGTTTCCAAATAAATCAATGATAAACAAggttgttttggttttttcacCATATGCAGCATCAGAGACAATGAATGCATGTAAGTAGAAAAATATACACGATAATCCAGAAAACCACTGCCAGTAGAGTATgtaataacaacaaaatagcAACACAGCCCTCAAAGTACTTGACAAACCCCACAACACATACCTCATGGCACAAGGGAACTAGaaagtcaattaattaatagcAGATTTCATAAAAGTGTCACTCAACCCTCtaacaaaaacactaaaaagatTGGCATCAAATTGAATATAAGAAGCATTTTTCAAAACGAACTTCAAGGTATGTACAATTTATTAAAGAGTCCATTTCCAGAACTAAAGCTAAATAACATAAAGCCTACATTAAAATTCTTAGAAGAGAACAGacaaattagaaggaaaaataaatcataagcTCATTCCCATGTGAATTGTCTAAGAAGCCACACAAACCTGTATACTTGAATCATCGCCATTGAATTCTGATTTTTCCAAATAAGATATAGCGAACTCCAGTGACTGTTGAACGACCGCAACTATTAATGCTTCAGCTTGCTCCACTATTCATTCAATCAAACCAGAAAAAaacacgttaaaaaaaaaaaaaactttgagctTCAAATGAAATGTACTTCCACTTTTACTAGCATAACCTTCTCtcagaaaatcaaagcaaaagcCAGCGGACTACTAATAATCTAACTGATTCTGTGTAGCTTCTAAAATACTTTTCTCACTTCCTGAATCACAAACTGCTATACAGGTCGCTCTCGCAAGAAAAGCACATTCTAGAGAGGCTAACCAAATCAAAAACAGCTACAAAAACTAAAGCAAAACCAATTGTCGagaaatggaaaaaaagaaacttaCGTGACAAAGATCGAGAAGCGGAGGCGATCGCAGACGCAATCGCACAAGCAGCTTGAATCTGCGACTCGTTCCACAATTGGAGCCCCGACCGGGCGGCCTCGACGCCGCGTTTAAGGATCAAGTAGAACTTCTCGAGCGCCGGTCTGATGGAGTCCTCGGACCGAAGCTTCTGGAGAAGATCGGTGGGCGAGAGGGGCTTGGAGCCGACGAAGAGAGCATCGGCGAGGTTCGTGAAGAGGAGGCTCTCGGTGTCCGCCATGATGAGCGAGACGATCGAGAGTGAGAATTTTGAAACGGATTAGTGCATGCAAGCTTATAGATTACGCGAGAAAATAGCAAGAGTGTGTAATATATGTCTGTGTGTGGGTTTGGAAGACTGGAGAAGGGTTTataggaaaaatggaaaatgagtCGAGGCGGTGGCAgggaatttctttctttttgggcttatactccaaccacaaaaaaaaagtagggttttttcttttcttgcaagTAAAAGTGATTCTTGGGTGGAATTCcgatgttgtttttcttttcttttggaacCTTTTATTAACCTTTTGTAAAGTCATGTAGGAACCAAAAGAGCCAAGTGGTCATGGTTGCAGGTTTTCCCATTATgctatgaagaacaaaaatacgGCACCACATCTTCTCGGCTCAAGAGTCAAAGAGTTTCCTTTGTTACAAAATGACCTCCCTCCAAGGGAACCATAACCAAACAACATCCCATGACATGATCTTCAATATATTCTCTTTTGAACGAACTCGCCCTCCAAAAATTATATGATTCCTTTGCAGCAAAATATGATACACAGCAGCCCCCAAAGCAACCTTGCATTTTACAACTCTCAACCCTTTTTCTCTTAGTATTTTCACTCCCAAAACTAGAATACTTTTTCAATCATTTTCAAAGAAACCCCACATACATACACTTCCTGTTATGCAAGCGATGATTGACAAACCTCATTATTGGATGGAGATATCATGTCTTATACATTACCTTTGGACGGATACACACCATATATAATGTCTACAGATCATCTACTCAAGGCTGTAAAAATCTCCTTTCtccaaccaaacaaacaataataatttaaccaaGATTTAGCTAAACAATTAGTACAAAACTTATCGGAAATGACACATAAAACAAtgaacacaccaaaaaaaaaaagtgaaaacatgCAAAGATCGTCTTGATAGTTGATATTGTTTTCTTTCCCAGGGTCAAATCATCATTCTGCTCGTTAAGCGTCCAAGCTTAAGACAATCTTTGTGCAGCCTCTTTGGCAAGCAGTTTCTCCTTTGCTTTGGTCTTGGCCTGGGATTTGGTACCCATGATGCCACCTCCCCATTTCTTTCGATATTCATCATACTTGTCATTAAAGTTAGCCTggtatttataagaaaaatgaaaattagcctggtatttataagaaaaatgaaaagatgagAGATTTTACGCAACAATCGTTACATTactaataataaatgaaatgatgCAAGAGACGGGGGATCAATCCTACTAGATATGAGTAATGTTcgaaaccacatttttatttactaTCCAACATAATAACGTGACAATGCCAATCAgcccatgtttttttttataaaaaaaaaaaaaactaagggctGATTAACATTGTCACGTCAACGGGTTAGGATAGTAGAGGAATTAAAATGTGGTTTCTGACATTACTTATTAGATAAAGGTCAGCAAGATGAGTAATTTGAGAACTTGCAGTATTCGCTAATCACATAACTCACATAAAATCACTACCTTATTAACCAATAAAGTATGATACTTTGTCCTTGAAAGTAGTGAAACTTTCTCTAAAATTGTTTCATACGGTCTAGTTCCCAAAGCCtagaggaaaagagaagaataaaataaaatctgtcTTGCCACCATTCATCATAGACTATTACCTTTACTGCCTCCAAAATCTTACTAAATTCCAAtttatcttcattcttcacGGATGTAAGGCACAAAGCTGCAGCTGTCTTCTTATGTACAATCTGTTTAAGAAGAGATATCATAAGCCAGCCATAGATAGAGTCAGTGATTCAAACCTGCATAACTGAGACAATTTACTTTATATGAGAAATAATAATTGCATTGAAGAAAAAGAGTAGAAAAATCACCGCTCCAAGCCGAGACTTGCCCTTCACAATTGCATAAGGGACCTCCATTTTCCGGCACAAGGCAGGCAACCAAACAACAAGCTCAATTGGGTCAACATCATGAGCAATAACCACCAACTGGGCCTTGTTCTACatggattaaattttttttttttttcagaagaaTGTACAACCTATTGAAGAATGAAGTTGACTAATACACTAGCATGCAAATGCTGGCAATCCAAGCTGAAATTACATAGTGGTAACATGAGGGATCCAACAAAATGGTGAAAGATGAATCTTATAGGAGTAAAGGGAGGAATCAATGATTAGAAACCAGATAGGTATCCATCAAGCATATGGGTCGTCATTGAAAAAGGGGCAAAGAAAGATAAAGATtaaggagtaatgctacacacactccCTCTTCCTCACACCCATTTTCACACACGCTTAGGTGGTTTTTAACACCATCATTGAATTTGGAACAgatctttattggattttaatctaacggtgattttaaaagccacctaagGGTGAGTGGAAAGGGGTATGGAGAAGTGTGAGTGtgtttagcattactcaagatTAAAAGTAATGAACAGAATTCCATTTTTCCAAGACATCTTAAAGAATTGCTGTATCCCACAAAACCCATCTAGCCGCAGAGGTCAATATGAAAAGCTTAAAGCCAAAGAGACTCATCATGCACTATAATCTATGAAGCtagctaaaaattaaataataaagaaCACAACAGCCAATTACTTAAAAATACCTGCTCAATGAGGTATGTAACATGATTAAGGCCATACTTAACAACAATGGGTTTCTTTGCCTCCACACTCTTCCCCTCGGCTTCAGCTTGTGCTCTTTTTAGAAGTCTTTCCTTCTTAGCAGCTTTGTCCTCAGGTCTATATTTGAGCAACAACTTAAAAAGGTTTGTAGCTGTGCAACATAGAATGCCAAAGAAGTTGAATATCCGGCTCCAGAAATACTTGCTTTAATACAACATAATACCATGTAAACTCATATACCATGACACTGACAAGTCTATAGAAGTTACTCATACAACACTCACATCCCATTTTATTGTAGTTACTCATATAACACTCGCATGCCATTTTTATTTGTACCAAAATTGCACCATTTTTCACATGGCTACCATAATGTATTGAGCCAAAATAAGAAAGTGCTCTAAAACCAATACCAAGGTTCTTGTCAAGCGCTTTTGTGAACTGGTTTATAGCAGGAGGGACTTTCAAGCGTTGCTTCAAGATCCTCCTTTTCCTCTGAATACGAACAACATGTGGCCATTTGACAAATCTTGTCAAATCTCTCTTTGGTGGTAATGCACCACCAACGCCGAATTGCTTCGACCGCTTCTCAAACAAAGGGTTCACAACCTTTTCCTGTAATTTCCAGTGTTAATTAATGGAAAAGCAGAGAAACTTATATTCAATAAAAGATAGTCACATCCAAGTCCTCTAAACAGGAGAATTTCTTAACacttgaagagagagagagagagagagttacttACAGGTTTCTTCTTTGCTGCTATTGGGGCTTTCCCACCTCTTTTGGGAGCCTatgaaaattataaacaaaagtcaaaaaaaaaaaaaaaaaaagagtaaacaACAAATGACCTTGATGGAAACAGTTGTACTGTTCCAATAAACACAAAGTACACATACTTACTCCTTTGGTAAACATTTCAACAAACTTCATTGTAAAAACGGTCAATACCATGTACTTAGTGGTCCAGTATGCATAATATCCGAGTTTTGCAGTCTCGTTACAATTTCAGTTTGAGTAAGCAAATGAGAGAAGCAAACCTCCACTCATCACGAGACAAATCATCACAAATTTTCAGTCATAGCATACATCTGGTTCTCCCAAAACAACTACCCCACTAAAGATATGCCTATAATTTTCCTTCAATATTGAATCAAAGAGAGGCCCACCCAAGTATTTGATACTCTCCAAGCTAAGCTAACCCTTTGCAAATCTGATGACTGAAGCCTATGGAAAAGACCAACTTCCAACAACCCATTTTGTAAATTTTCGATGACAAGTAAATGAAAGTGAATACAGAGCTCTGCATGTGTAACTTCAACAATTCATTATGTATAAAAGTGATAATAATCCCCCGATTTTGCTTGATTGTTAAGCATGCTTGCATCCCAATAATTTCAATGATATTAGGTACATGAATCTTCTGGAATTTTAAGGGGACAACAATGGGCATAAACTTATATGTCActcaaaaaagaataatattaccATGGTGGTGCCTGACTGCAAAGCCTAGTTGGTACGTTGACGGAGGCCGAGAAAGGGAAGGGAGAAGGCTCTGACAATTTTCTCCGTCGCGATGCTAAGCCCTTAAAGTTCTATTTTGCGATAAGCACTTGTAACTTTTACTTATTACAAGTTCGATCTTTTAATGCGCTAGTACGCCTATGCCTATGCGCATCAGCGCATGCTTTCGTGTTTTGCAAAACCGGCctccaattttttcctttttgtttttgcgTTATTGGAAAACGCTCGGGATTTTTGGAAATTTCGGAATTTCCTGAGCTCGGTGACTGTGGGTTGGGATTAcgattttgtaagaataatttgtgtttttaaaagatattgtaaaaAATAAGGTGTTTGgcattatgatttaaaaaatactaaatttaaaatagaaaaaaaaaatctgcgatttccctAAGTAGTTCAAtgggtgcttatttaaaaaagcgtgaatttaaaccaaaattaaaatttcacatgataaatatttaataaaaaattactttttaatatgttttactaaacacttttgcgattttaaaaagtagcgatttcaaaaacataatatttaagaacgcaatttttaaaatcacacttattaaaaccgcaGTCTCAAACATACcctaattttttgaaaaaaatgttgcaAAACCGGCCTCCAATTTATTCTTGAAGGTTTAACTTTGAACTACCAATATATTCATACAAGTAAAGAGGTGATTAACTTTGCTAAGAAGCATGTTGTGATAATCCTTTCAAATTCTAGAACTCCTATCATCTAAATTGAAAGTCGAGTTAAAACATTATAATAAGAGCAATAATTTGGGGTGGTAAAATGTAATAAATTCTCATAAATGAAACCAAAATGCATTGGATTCTCATTCAATCACAATCTCTGTTATGGGCAGCTATAGTTATGGGCAGGTCATTGATGATGCCAAAGTAATCTTGAAGGGCGCTAGGAGGTGTGCCATATAAAGAGAGAATCAACTATGGCTGTACACAGACTAGCGAAGGAGgtagcaaaaaaatttttaaacaaggTTTGGCTTGGGAAAACTcctaattgtatttttgatttagtcaatttagagcATTTAGCTCTTGTTATGTAGAGCTCCGGCTTTGATACTCTTTTGAATGAGATCagattttattcaaaaaaaaaaaaaaaatcacaagtttTGCTTAAAAACCGTCTAAAATtacattaatataaataattgaataataatataaggaggACTAAATTTCTTGTCATCCTAAAtataatgtgtaatttaaaattattattcaatttaagattatcattattaaattttaatttatcgGTGATTTTGACGCGAAGCCTGTGATGTCTGAAACCTTagctttattccaatattacattattttagtCTCCCACAATTAACCTAGTCACTCACAATACACATACTACGTGCGCttagaacaaaaacaaaagagaaaaaaggcaCACTACAAGCTAGTCCACAAACATCCAACTCCATTGTTCTGGCAGTTCCAAATCTTAgaatttacattaaaaaaaaaaaaaaaaaatcaccaacaTTGGAAAGGTATTATTTGAGAGTTGTAGATGGGTAGATTCGGATTAGTTAAGGAGGAGTATGCTTTGAAGAAGGTGGTGGGGATGGAAATATTGGAGGGAAAGGGAATGGGAGAGATGGTGTTGGTGTTGGGGTTGGTGGTGGTGGGGAATGGGGGAATGGGAATATTGGAGGGAAAGGGAATGGCAGAAGTGGAggtggtggtgatggtgatggaGTTAAACCTGGTATTGGTGGGATAGGAATCAATGGTGCTGGTGGTGGAGTTAAACCTGGTATTGGTGGGATAGGAATCAACGGTGCTGGTGGTGGAGTTAAACCTGGTATTGGGGGGAAAGGAATCAATGGTGCTGGCGGAGGCTGAAATGGGTTAGGCAAAAGTGGAGGTGGCTGGAATGGGTTCGGGATAAGAGGAGGTGGCTGGAAGGGATTTGGTATAAGAGGTGGAAAGAAAAGGTCCGGGTTGGCTTCCTTTTTATCTTGTGAGGGTTTAGCAGGTTTTGAATTTGTAGTCTTTTCAGGAGTAGGTGGAAATGGAAGTCCTGGAAGTGGTGGGAGTGGTGGGAGTTGTGGCAATGGTGGAAGCCCAGGCAGTCCAGGAAGAGGGGGAAGGAAGTAATGATTTGTGGTGGGGGGAAGATCTGGGACTGCTGAGTCTTGAATTGGAGGTAGAATTGCTGAACCATCGGTTGGAGGAATTGAGAGTTCCTTGGAATCTTGAATGCTTGGTTTTTGGTTACAGAGGTTTGGCTGCTTTAGAGGCTTGAAGGTGAAAAACCCAGCTGAGAATATGTGAGTCCCTTGCTTTCTTGACTTGAGATGGAGAGAAGATGAAGTTGCTGTTGAGGCCACAGCACAATAAGGCTCGCTGCTGCTGATTAATGTGACAGAACATCCCTCAATTTTCTTCACATGTTTGCTTATTGAGAAAGGCAAATGGACTTTGAATTCTCCATGTTTATCTGTTTTCACTTCTTTCCTAAAACTCTGTCTTGAAGCACTCCCATGATCTTTGCATTCTACAGCAACAGTTGCACCTGCACTCAATTATTTCTCCACAAAGTTATTAAAAATATCCCAAAACttaccttaatatatatatattgatgatgAAGTTATTGAAATGAACCTGAAATGAAGTGGCTGGTCTTTGAGAAATCCTCTTGGAAACATGTGTCACAGTAGACAGTGCCAACAACAACTGCAGATGGAAGCTTCTTCTCAGGCCTAGCCTCTGAAGGGCTATTAAATGCGAGACAGAGCAGAAAGAATATAACTAAAAACACAGACATTCTATATATCGATCTAAACCTTCTAAGAGAGAAGAAGCATAATAAATTTAGGAGCTTTTCTACTTTTATATATAACCTCAGCAACAAAGCCTCTTTATGTCATTCATGCAAAAACCAGTCAACCACAAACTAGAAGCAGTAACGTAGAGAAGAGGCAAGCAGGAGATGGGAGAGTTAGATATAAAGTGAGGCCTATAGTTGGTGATTCTTGCTTTGATTACATAAAATTTATTGAAGTTTGTTCTTTTGTTGGTGCAAAAAATGCCAATGGGGTATAGTTGGGTCACTGTTGGTTCACGAGACATGTATAGAGTAGCCACAAACTTCACGAGTCTCAAAAACAGCGACTGATGACAAGTAGTTTGGGGAAACGTGTGTTTGTTGGGATTATGCCATTCACATTGAAACTGGCTAGGGAGGCACTAAACGACCTTCAGAATTATGCGGAATCACTTGTAGCTTTCACTTCATTTCATAGTACTAAAGATGACACTCATGTGATCTCAATAAGCTCGAACCTTCTACAAGCTAGGCTCTTGGTGTTTTGTAGGCCTTTTTAGGTTGGGACTCAGTGGGCAGGGATCCCCTGACATGGGATCCCTTCTTTTATTTCTataccccttttttttcttcttttttttggcggTATGGGATTGGAATCTCCATTGTTATCATccaaattactagtaatttgaGCAGACTTTTTACTGTCTGTCATGGACTCTTctgttattttttcttgttccattttgtttgcaaaaattaagaataatagGGTGTCCGAATCCGGGACTCAGTAAGCTTGTGAACTATTCAAACCCTTTCAACTACTTTAGCATCTAAGCCCAGGCTTTTGTGATGAATTAATTAGCAGAGAGCTAGATGGCTCAGGTTGTTCCTAACACCAGCTAACCGCAAGGCTACAAGGCACTTTGCATAGGGGctaaaacagtttttttttttttttttaaggcaattGTATCCTTCACACGTGACAAGATTTAATAGTCTTTAAATCagtatttattaaaattaaaattaaaattaaaaaaataataataataactactAGACCATGTCACATTAGCTTTATAAAAAATCTGCTAGACATTTGTGTGAtacataacaattaacattacTTTTCCCGAAATTCATATTAATTTTGTGTACACGAGAAGAAAAGGCCCGAGAAGGAATTTCAATCCAGGCAACCAAATTGATTGGGTTTCATCAACATTTTCTTCACAAAGTTCAACTAAATCATGTGATTGACATCAATGCCAAGCAGCCCATCCATATGAGTTTCCAGCCGAGTGATTAAACTCCAAGATGCTTACTTGGTCTAAAAGTTATTCCACATAGTAAAAGTAGCGCAAGCATTCTGTTGATACAACGACTACGTACATCGAACCCCTGATATAGAAAACTTATAAAAAGTACAATGATTAGAGTGGCATGTCGGGAGTGACAATAAAACCTTATCCAATGCTTAAATTGATAAGGATGAAATCAAGAAGATATATGAACAAAATGTAAGTAATGTAAGCAAGAATGGTGAGAGATCGCTTGGTAGCTTGCATGCTTGTGATGTAAACGTTTTACCCTTACAGATGTTTTTGTCTTTAGTTGGCAAGCGGGTTTAATAAGGCAAGTATCGAAAGTCAAGGTGACTAATACAAAAGTGGTATGTCTACATAATTTAATTCTCTTCGGTTGATGCCTCTAAcaaattgtttattttctgAGTGGGTTCGAAACATACAAGGCACAAAAGTGTCATAAATTATTTCCATTGAAGAAGTGCTTCCAACTAATCATTTTCTCTTATAGAGCAAGTTGGTAAACTAGTAATATCATTCCTTTTAGAATTATTACCATTTGGGGTGTATACAATGAGGAGGCGAGTTTGGGCCATAGATCTGGGTTGAATTGTTGAAGCTACCTTTGGGCGAATGGGCCCTCAGCTAAGCCCACAAGGCCCTTGATATTTGGGTAGTCCACATTCTAtcttagaaaacaaaaaaaacaaaacaaaacaaaaaacaaaaaagaagaagaaagaagagagttgggATTGATTCCTATGCTCAGACGATCACACATAACAACAAAGAAGCAAAATAGTAGCCTATCTATGACAAATTTATCTCTTGGCATTACTTGTTTCATGtcattttctcttataatttttaaaaagaaaattttatacgAAAATAAATACCAGGGGCCGACTCGATTAAAGGTTGTAAAAATCTTGAGATTTGTGCCTATTATTGCATTTTCATTTGGCTAGCTAAATGTTATTTTGAACAGTCGGAACgctaaaatgagaacaaaataaATTGCATCTAATTCAATAATTTAGAAAAACATCTGATAAGCTCTTACAACGCTCACAAAATTTGGTGAGTATCGTAAGAGGGCAGCCACCAAATTAGGTGAGCATTGTGAGCTCTACAAGCTCACCAATACTAAAAAAAGGAGCAaaaagagttggatgacaataGATTAACATATATCCTCtgaaaatttcagaaatatTACAAAATCATTTACTTATGTGCCgataacaaagaagaaaaagaaaagagacatACTAAAGAAACTTTAAAAGGGAAGGTTTTGTGTAATTCTGAAATAACAGTACCTCTTCATCACGGGTTTCAAAAGGCATGCCAACTAGGTCACGTCTGGTATTCACGGACGAGTTTAGACGTATTCAGCAATTAGGGATTCCATGTCTCCTTGTTGAATATCCCAATCAATCTTCTTTCAATGTTCCTTGATAGTGATAGGTACAAAATTGATGTTAACATATGAAAATTGACCTTGATATTTTGTCTATGGTTATTGGTCCATAACACAGCTGCACATGTTAACATGCCCAAAAATCACAATcggaaaagtaaaataatatcGCTGGgtaactttttaaaaatgcttttttattttcaaaaccaaaaacattttttcacaaaatcattaacaaactaTTTAATGCATGTTGTAACGCATGCTCCAAACCCTAGCTGGCATGGCACAGCCATTGTACTTCCATGTGGAAAATTGGAGGCTTCAATAAGATTAACtgattaaaaaaatgagttcaGAAACGGAGGCGCATAAATACAAGAGACCCTATAGACCCTATATTTTCTATCGGACGGCTATAAAGGCTAGTTAGGTTTAGTagataattttgtatttcttgCCGAAAGAAAAAGGGACAAAGGTAATAACATGAAATTATGAGAGAAGTTTTCTTGTCCAAATATGTGAAGATTAGCAATTTGGGCAATACATGTAAGAGAGTTCTTATGAATGAGCGGATAACTTATCTACTTGTTAGAGTAAGTAAGCTCCATAAAAACTCACATTTGTTgtttaaattattagcaattcagacaataaattattaaaaatttaaattttttcttttcagcatGTAGCAAACCTGTAAATTTAAATCCTCTATTTTCAGCATGTAGCAAACTTGTAAGA
This window of the Corylus avellana chromosome ca5, CavTom2PMs-1.0 genome carries:
- the LOC132182710 gene encoding large ribosomal subunit protein eL8y-like; this encodes MAPKRGGKAPIAAKKKPEKVVNPLFEKRSKQFGVGGALPPKRDLTRFVKWPHVVRIQRKRRILKQRLKVPPAINQFTKALDKNLATNLFKLLLKYRPEDKAAKKERLLKRAQAEAEGKSVEAKKPIVVKYGLNHVTYLIEQNKAQLVVIAHDVDPIELVVWLPALCRKMEVPYAIVKGKSRLGAIVHKKTAAALCLTSVKNEDKLEFSKILEAVKANFNDKYDEYRKKWGGGIMGTKSQAKTKAKEKLLAKEAAQRLS
- the LOC132180927 gene encoding vegetative cell wall protein gp1-like; translated protein: MSVFLVIFFLLCLAFNSPSEARPEKKLPSAVVVGTVYCDTCFQEDFSKTSHFISGATVAVECKDHGSASRQSFRKEVKTDKHGEFKVHLPFSISKHVKKIEGCSVTLISSSEPYCAVASTATSSSLHLKSRKQGTHIFSAGFFTFKPLKQPNLCNQKPSIQDSKELSIPPTDGSAILPPIQDSAVPDLPPTTNHYFLPPLPGLPGLPPLPQLPPLPPLPGLPFPPTPEKTTNSKPAKPSQDKKEANPDLFFPPLIPNPFQPPPLIPNPFQPPPLLPNPFQPPPAPLIPFPPIPGLTPPPAPLIPIPPIPGLTPPPAPLIPIPPIPGLTPSPSPPPPLLPFPFPPIFPFPHSPPPPTPTPTPSLPFPFPPIFPSPPPSSKHTPP